One Persicobacter psychrovividus DNA window includes the following coding sequences:
- a CDS encoding OmpH family outer membrane protein gives MKKRSFITALALVLVFFGLNSASAQSAPIKIGYTNVDYILSQLPEAKQIEKQLKEYETQLGNQLKAKMSEFETKYKDFNAKAETMLPEVRNDKQQELQQMQQQIQQFQQTAQGSLQKKQQELLAPTYKKIQNAIDKVAKANGYTHVFTSDAAGFPVLLYARDEDNISNLVLKDMGVTATTPAPSKN, from the coding sequence ATGAAAAAGAGAAGCTTTATTACTGCGCTGGCCTTAGTGTTGGTGTTTTTCGGACTGAATTCAGCAAGCGCACAGAGCGCTCCGATTAAAATTGGATATACTAACGTTGACTATATCTTGAGTCAGTTGCCAGAAGCTAAGCAAATCGAAAAGCAACTTAAAGAGTATGAAACTCAGTTGGGCAATCAGCTAAAAGCGAAAATGTCTGAGTTTGAAACTAAATACAAAGATTTCAACGCTAAAGCAGAAACGATGCTTCCTGAAGTACGCAACGACAAGCAACAGGAACTTCAGCAAATGCAACAGCAAATCCAGCAGTTCCAACAAACAGCACAAGGATCTTTGCAAAAGAAACAACAAGAGTTGTTAGCGCCTACTTACAAGAAAATCCAAAACGCGATTGACAAAGTAGCAAAAGCAAACGGTTACACTCACGTGTTTACTTCTGATGCTGCAGGTTTCCCTGTATTGTTGTATGCTCGTGATGAGGACAACATCTCTAACTTGGTATTGAAAGATATGGGTGTTACAGCAACAACGCCTGCTCCTTCTAAAAACTAA
- a CDS encoding LD-carboxypeptidase, translated as MINAFIAPPKLQIGDQVAIVAISGPVLPEPILRAQAILEQWGLRVLIGRHCFDQEGVFAGSDTNRLSDFQSVLNSAEIKAVFFARGGYGATRILDQVDFSSLMESPKWLIGFSDLTAIHLQMCCLGVQSLHAVMPNSFEREGGERALKSLKTALFDQLMCLEAPAHQANVNGVVNGRLIGGNLSLIVHSIGTASFPDFTGAILFIEDLDEQLYHLDRMMVQLKRAGVLSKISGLIIGQFSDMKQGRFTFGQCAEEIIKAHVSEYAIPISVGLPIGHEADNWAVACGAEAILEVSEQGTKLSFVSEDLP; from the coding sequence ATGATTAACGCGTTTATTGCTCCTCCAAAACTTCAAATAGGCGATCAGGTCGCCATTGTTGCCATCTCAGGTCCTGTATTGCCTGAGCCCATCCTGCGCGCCCAGGCGATCCTCGAACAGTGGGGCTTGCGGGTTCTTATTGGCAGGCACTGCTTCGATCAGGAGGGTGTTTTTGCAGGGTCGGATACCAATCGGCTGTCGGATTTTCAATCGGTATTGAATAGCGCTGAGATCAAGGCAGTTTTTTTTGCCCGAGGAGGTTATGGCGCGACCCGTATTCTGGATCAGGTAGATTTTTCCAGCCTCATGGAAAGCCCAAAGTGGCTGATCGGTTTTTCTGACCTCACGGCGATACATTTACAGATGTGTTGTTTGGGCGTACAGTCGCTTCATGCCGTTATGCCCAATAGCTTCGAGCGCGAAGGCGGGGAACGTGCGCTGAAGAGCCTTAAAACAGCACTCTTCGATCAGCTCATGTGTTTAGAGGCGCCTGCTCACCAAGCGAACGTCAATGGGGTCGTAAACGGACGTTTGATCGGAGGTAACTTGTCCCTGATTGTTCATTCTATCGGGACTGCTTCGTTCCCAGATTTTACGGGAGCCATTTTATTTATAGAGGATTTGGATGAGCAACTTTACCATCTCGACCGAATGATGGTGCAACTGAAACGTGCAGGGGTGCTCTCAAAAATCAGTGGTTTGATTATCGGGCAATTCAGCGATATGAAACAGGGGCGTTTCACATTTGGTCAGTGTGCAGAGGAAATTATTAAAGCGCATGTCAGTGAATATGCGATTCCGATATCAGTAGGCTTACCCATCGGGCATGAAGCTGACAACTGGGCGGTTGCTTGCGGAGCGGAAGCTATTTTGGAGGTTTCAGAGCAGGGGACTAAGCTTTCTTTTGTTTCGGAAGATCTACCCTAA
- a CDS encoding superoxide dismutase — MNKKQNLPKTNSRRAFVKNATKAAILSAAGLSVIGTMSACEEKSKEESSATSENKQVKPTVFTQAALPYEFAALEPHIDAQTMEIHYGKHHAGYVRKLNAAVEKEGVSDDLNTIFQHISKYNTAIRNNGGGHYNHTLFWEGMTPAGEGKPTGALAKAINKDFGSFEDFKTKFSAAASGRFGSGWAWLVITADKKLAIGSTPNQDNPLMADAEIKGTPLLNLDVWEHAYYLKYQNMRADYISSWWNLVNWEEVARRFES; from the coding sequence ATGAACAAAAAGCAAAACCTACCAAAGACGAATAGCCGACGGGCATTTGTTAAAAACGCGACCAAAGCGGCAATTTTGTCCGCTGCGGGCTTATCAGTTATTGGGACAATGAGTGCTTGTGAAGAAAAATCGAAAGAGGAATCTTCGGCTACCAGCGAAAATAAGCAAGTGAAACCTACTGTTTTTACGCAGGCCGCTTTGCCTTATGAGTTTGCAGCTCTTGAGCCTCATATTGATGCACAAACGATGGAGATTCACTACGGAAAGCATCACGCAGGTTATGTTCGTAAGCTGAATGCCGCGGTTGAAAAAGAAGGGGTTAGCGATGACCTGAACACAATTTTTCAGCATATTTCAAAATACAATACCGCTATTCGTAATAATGGCGGTGGCCATTATAACCACACCCTTTTTTGGGAAGGAATGACCCCTGCAGGTGAGGGGAAGCCAACAGGTGCATTGGCAAAAGCAATCAATAAAGATTTTGGGAGTTTTGAAGATTTTAAAACGAAATTTTCAGCGGCAGCAAGTGGCCGATTTGGCTCAGGATGGGCCTGGCTTGTCATTACAGCAGATAAAAAATTAGCCATTGGATCTACGCCCAATCAGGATAACCCGCTAATGGCAGATGCTGAAATCAAAGGGACGCCACTGCTTAATCTCGATGTCTGGGAGCATGCCTATTACCTGAAATATCAGAATATGCGTGCAGACTATATTTCATCGTGGTGGAATTTGGTTAACTGGGAAGAAGTTGCCCGCCGATTTGAATCCTAA
- the chrA gene encoding chromate efflux transporter, with product MNKGRRLIFLRDVLQLALTAFGGPHAHIALFLEVLIEKRKYLTEEELLELNALCQILPGPTSTQTITAIGFRLGGASLAYWTLLIWCIPAVCLMIILGLLMIYAEQYHISLEFTKYIAPLAVAFVAAAGLKIGHKVIKDTEGVLLMLLSAGLSLLAASPYLFPLILLAAGAFTSWRHHREQGEYERAPMQIHWGNFVLWIGVLIVAALLGYFTQSTVIRLFENFYRNGSLIFGGGQVLIPLLYTEFVEFKHYLSSQEFLTGYTMVQAIPGPVFSFCAYIGTLSLKEGGIIFAVVGGLTAAIGIFLPGTFLIFFVIRFWERLKHFAVVRASLKGIVAASTGFVAAAAIQLGTPIEWSLPFIATVLIGFALLMTNKVPAPIIVVLALIFGIFLG from the coding sequence ATGAATAAAGGAAGACGGCTAATTTTTTTACGGGACGTTTTACAGCTTGCGCTCACAGCTTTTGGCGGCCCTCACGCACACATTGCACTGTTCCTTGAGGTGCTGATTGAAAAACGGAAATACCTTACTGAAGAAGAGCTTCTTGAGCTGAATGCCTTGTGCCAGATTCTTCCTGGGCCAACTTCCACTCAAACGATCACGGCGATAGGCTTCAGGCTTGGCGGGGCCTCACTCGCCTACTGGACCCTCCTGATTTGGTGCATCCCTGCAGTTTGCCTAATGATTATTCTGGGGCTGCTGATGATTTACGCTGAGCAATACCATATTTCTCTTGAGTTCACCAAGTACATCGCTCCATTAGCCGTTGCTTTTGTGGCTGCGGCAGGGCTGAAAATTGGTCATAAGGTTATCAAAGATACAGAGGGTGTTTTACTGATGCTCCTTTCTGCTGGCCTGTCCCTTTTAGCGGCAAGTCCATATCTGTTTCCGCTAATTCTGCTTGCTGCAGGGGCTTTTACGAGCTGGAGGCACCACCGAGAACAGGGGGAGTACGAACGCGCTCCTATGCAAATACATTGGGGGAATTTCGTATTATGGATTGGTGTGTTGATTGTCGCGGCATTACTGGGTTACTTTACCCAAAGTACCGTCATTCGGCTATTTGAAAATTTTTATAGAAATGGTAGCCTGATTTTCGGGGGAGGACAAGTCTTGATCCCCCTCTTGTACACCGAGTTTGTTGAGTTTAAGCATTATTTAAGCAGTCAGGAGTTCCTGACAGGCTACACCATGGTTCAGGCAATTCCAGGCCCTGTATTCTCTTTCTGTGCTTATATCGGCACCCTCTCACTGAAAGAAGGGGGGATCATTTTTGCGGTAGTTGGTGGGCTTACAGCAGCTATCGGTATTTTCTTGCCTGGGACTTTCTTGATCTTTTTTGTAATTCGGTTCTGGGAAAGACTCAAACACTTTGCAGTCGTTCGTGCCTCGCTCAAAGGTATTGTAGCAGCAAGTACAGGATTTGTGGCTGCGGCTGCAATACAGCTGGGCACACCTATCGAATGGAGCCTGCCTTTTATAGCGACGGTACTTATTGGTTTTGCATTACTGATGACCAATAAGGTTCCCGCCCCCATCATCGTGGTATTGGCATTGATATTCGGTATTTTCTTAGGGTAG
- a CDS encoding BamA/OMP85 family outer membrane protein yields the protein MKLHRIIRFATILCFALTLIQEAHAQFRMGVGRRLDNSIKLDYGNPKEYEIAEIDVKGIETLNKSALLSLTGLKVGDKVRIPGDDISNAIRKLWKHGIIGDVSILVNKLEDGQAYLTLQLKERPRLTRFEFDGIGKSQAKELGDKIKLIRGRVLTDAIIKNAELSIRDFYIDKGYLNVNVKTKQIEDTLVTSGVRLKFLVDRKSKVRIDQINVYGADEISAQTVKGKMKKTNENLRFHLPNQLATDLVHVLRPKNLKYWLTHKDTSGVASIKKYLNDNVKMNFFKTTKFIRKDYNEDLKKVVDYYNAKGFRDAQVLEDSVYASGKNRINVDLHIEEGQKYYFRNIDWVGNYVYSDKVMNGILGVKKGDIYDMDLIQKKLTFNPNGKDINGQYMDFGYLAFQCVPVEVRVEGDSIDVEMRIKEGAQFTINKVKVIGNDRTNDHVVYRELRTIPGDKFSREMIIRTQRELSQLGYFDAETISPTPKPNFADETVDIDWGVTERPSDQISLSGGWGGAFGFVGTVGLTFNNFSVKNIFDKSTYRPLPSGDGQKLSLNIQANGVQYQSYSIGFTEPWLGGRKPNSLNVSFNHSIQRIFPFNDFSFKNQIGYLKMWGGSIGLGRRLTWPDDYFTWSNALSVQTYEMDNYDYSRLGFNTGTSTNLSFISTLSRSSVDNPMYPRTGSLLTARLAMTPPYSLFNNKDYDGLSDTEEGRAEKYKFVEFYKINIDLKNYVTVWGDLVLETKAHFGHMGSYSDRVGVGPFERFEMGGSGLSGGNFMLGTDIVSLRGYQDRSLIPFNSDEQIQGGTTFVKYAAELRYPLSLNPSATIYVHTFAEAGNNFNELDNFDPFNVKRSAGVGARIFMPAFGLIGIDWGYGFDTTPTNPNGGPSGSQFHFTIGQQIR from the coding sequence ATGAAATTGCATAGAATAATCCGATTTGCCACCATCCTATGCTTCGCGCTGACGCTTATCCAAGAGGCACATGCCCAATTTAGAATGGGGGTGGGGCGAAGATTGGACAACTCCATTAAGCTCGACTACGGAAACCCTAAAGAGTACGAAATTGCCGAAATTGATGTGAAGGGCATTGAAACCCTGAACAAATCTGCCTTGCTTTCCCTTACGGGCCTGAAAGTAGGCGATAAAGTACGCATACCAGGTGATGATATCAGTAATGCCATCCGTAAGTTATGGAAACACGGAATTATTGGTGATGTATCTATTCTGGTGAATAAATTAGAAGACGGACAAGCGTATCTGACACTCCAGCTTAAGGAGCGCCCACGTTTGACACGCTTCGAGTTTGATGGTATTGGCAAGAGCCAGGCCAAAGAACTTGGCGATAAAATTAAACTGATTCGTGGCCGTGTATTGACGGATGCGATCATCAAAAATGCGGAGCTTTCCATCCGTGATTTTTACATTGACAAGGGTTACCTGAATGTAAATGTGAAAACCAAGCAGATTGAAGACACACTGGTTACCAGTGGTGTTCGTCTGAAATTTTTGGTGGACAGAAAGAGTAAAGTGCGCATAGACCAGATCAACGTTTATGGCGCTGATGAAATCTCTGCACAAACTGTTAAAGGGAAAATGAAGAAGACCAATGAGAATCTTCGTTTCCATTTGCCAAACCAGTTGGCGACAGACCTTGTGCATGTGCTGCGCCCAAAAAATCTTAAATATTGGCTTACACACAAAGATACGTCGGGTGTGGCGAGTATAAAGAAATATTTGAATGATAATGTGAAGATGAACTTCTTCAAAACCACCAAGTTTATCCGAAAGGATTATAACGAAGACTTGAAAAAGGTGGTGGATTACTATAACGCCAAGGGATTCCGCGATGCGCAGGTTCTTGAAGACTCTGTATATGCATCAGGAAAAAACCGCATCAATGTGGATTTACATATTGAAGAAGGGCAAAAGTATTATTTCAGAAATATTGATTGGGTAGGTAACTATGTTTACTCTGATAAAGTCATGAACGGTATCCTCGGTGTGAAAAAAGGGGATATCTATGATATGGACTTGATTCAGAAGAAACTGACCTTTAATCCAAACGGTAAAGATATTAACGGACAGTACATGGATTTTGGTTATTTGGCCTTCCAGTGTGTTCCTGTTGAAGTTCGTGTAGAGGGTGACTCTATTGATGTGGAGATGCGTATTAAAGAAGGTGCGCAGTTTACCATTAACAAAGTAAAAGTTATTGGTAACGACAGAACGAATGACCACGTGGTTTACCGTGAACTGAGAACCATTCCTGGAGATAAATTCTCGCGTGAGATGATCATCCGTACACAGCGTGAACTTTCGCAGCTGGGTTATTTCGATGCCGAGACCATCTCCCCTACTCCTAAGCCAAATTTTGCGGATGAAACCGTAGATATCGACTGGGGAGTAACAGAACGTCCTTCGGATCAGATTTCCCTTTCTGGTGGTTGGGGTGGTGCCTTTGGTTTCGTCGGTACTGTCGGCTTAACCTTCAATAACTTCTCTGTAAAGAACATCTTTGATAAGTCAACTTACCGTCCGTTGCCATCAGGTGATGGTCAGAAATTATCCCTGAACATTCAGGCCAATGGTGTGCAGTATCAGTCTTATTCGATTGGTTTCACCGAGCCTTGGTTGGGAGGTAGAAAGCCGAACTCATTGAACGTTTCTTTCAATCACTCTATTCAGCGTATCTTCCCATTCAACGACTTCTCTTTCAAAAATCAGATTGGTTATTTGAAAATGTGGGGTGGATCGATTGGCTTGGGACGTCGCTTAACGTGGCCTGATGATTACTTCACCTGGTCGAATGCCTTGAGTGTTCAAACCTATGAGATGGACAACTATGACTACTCTCGCTTAGGTTTCAATACAGGTACTTCTACCAACCTGTCGTTTATCTCTACCCTGTCGCGTAGCTCGGTCGATAATCCAATGTATCCTCGTACGGGTTCATTACTGACCGCCCGCCTTGCAATGACACCACCGTACTCTTTATTCAATAACAAGGATTACGATGGATTGAGTGATACAGAAGAAGGCCGTGCTGAAAAGTATAAGTTTGTAGAGTTCTACAAAATTAACATTGACCTGAAAAACTATGTGACTGTTTGGGGTGACCTTGTATTGGAAACCAAAGCACACTTCGGACATATGGGGTCTTATTCAGACCGTGTAGGTGTAGGTCCATTTGAGCGTTTTGAAATGGGTGGATCGGGTCTTTCTGGAGGTAACTTCATGCTGGGTACAGATATCGTATCTTTGAGAGGTTATCAGGACAGATCATTGATTCCATTTAACTCAGACGAACAAATTCAGGGGGGTACCACTTTCGTGAAATATGCCGCTGAGCTTAGATATCCATTATCGCTGAATCCATCGGCAACCATTTATGTACACACTTTTGCTGAAGCAGGTAACAACTTTAACGAACTGGATAACTTTGATCCATTCAACGTGAAACGTTCTGCTGGTGTAGGTGCACGTATTTTCATGCCTGCCTTTGGTTTGATCGGTATTGACTGGGGTTATGGATTTGATACCACGCCTACCAACCCGAACGGAGGCCCTTCAGGTTCTCAGTTCCACTTTACTATTGGTCAGCAAATCCGATAA
- a CDS encoding isoprenyl transferase translates to MKEHINPNNIPQHIAVIMDGNGRWAKKQGAARIFGHRNALKAVRDTVEGCIDIGVQHLTLYTFSTENWNRPKLEVDALMQLLVTTIRKETPDLHKNNVRICTIGDFSALPKNCQKEMQEAIDQTKNNTGLTLNLALSYSGREELCQAMKKIAQGIEKGLIKSEQITEEFIGANLYTAALPDPELLIRTSGEQRISNFLLWQIAYTELHITDTLWPDFRRKHLFEAIIAYQQRERRFGKISEQLQAQNS, encoded by the coding sequence ATGAAGGAACATATTAATCCAAATAATATACCTCAACACATCGCCGTAATTATGGACGGAAATGGTCGTTGGGCAAAAAAACAAGGGGCCGCAAGAATCTTCGGCCACCGAAATGCTTTAAAAGCGGTACGTGATACCGTTGAGGGTTGTATCGATATTGGGGTACAACACCTAACGTTATATACTTTTTCTACTGAAAACTGGAATCGCCCAAAACTGGAGGTGGATGCTCTAATGCAACTCCTGGTGACAACCATCAGAAAAGAAACCCCAGACTTGCACAAAAATAACGTACGGATCTGTACGATTGGTGATTTCTCGGCATTGCCAAAAAACTGCCAGAAAGAGATGCAGGAAGCGATTGACCAGACCAAGAATAATACTGGCCTGACGCTTAATTTAGCCTTGAGCTACAGCGGAAGGGAAGAGCTCTGTCAAGCCATGAAAAAAATTGCGCAGGGTATTGAAAAAGGCTTGATTAAAAGTGAGCAGATCACCGAAGAATTTATCGGCGCGAACCTTTATACCGCAGCCCTGCCAGACCCCGAATTATTGATTAGAACCAGCGGAGAACAGCGCATCAGCAACTTTCTCCTTTGGCAAATTGCCTATACTGAACTACATATTACTGATACCCTCTGGCCTGACTTCAGAAGAAAACATTTGTTTGAAGCGATCATTGCGTATCAACAACGAGAAAGAAGATTTGGAAAAATTAGTGAACAGCTTCAAGCCCAAAACTCATGA
- a CDS encoding NAD kinase, translating to MRVALHGKNFSEQSSPVMKSIFDLVIRYSSKIFLTDRYAKVLSYRQIQLPASGTFSRGHLPEVDVVITLGGDGTLLDTLTYIGNRETPILGINTGRLGFLATIPIQKFAETFRRVQEGEYKIDRRSLISLQTKEGFFNRQNFALNEFTVTKKDSSSMITVRAFIDNEYVNSYWADGLIVSTPTGSTGYSMSCGGPLMHPGTGNFIITPVSPHHLNVRPMIVPDSSIVKLEIESRSRNVLISLDSRSQSIPYQTEIILQKEKFDAHLIHMPDYSFYDTLRHKLNWGMDLRN from the coding sequence ATGCGCGTCGCCTTACACGGTAAAAATTTCTCTGAACAAAGCAGTCCTGTAATGAAATCGATCTTTGATCTGGTTATTCGTTACAGCAGTAAAATATTTCTTACTGACCGTTATGCTAAGGTGTTGAGTTACCGCCAAATTCAGTTGCCTGCTTCAGGGACTTTCAGCAGAGGGCATCTGCCAGAAGTGGATGTGGTGATTACGCTTGGCGGTGATGGTACCTTGCTTGACACCCTAACCTATATCGGGAACAGGGAGACGCCAATTTTGGGAATTAACACTGGACGTCTGGGTTTTTTGGCAACAATTCCTATTCAGAAGTTTGCGGAAACTTTTCGTCGTGTTCAAGAAGGCGAATATAAAATTGACCGTCGAAGTCTGATCTCCCTTCAAACTAAGGAAGGTTTCTTTAACCGACAGAATTTTGCATTGAATGAGTTTACGGTTACCAAGAAGGACAGCTCCTCCATGATCACCGTCAGGGCGTTTATCGACAATGAATACGTGAACAGCTACTGGGCCGATGGGCTGATTGTCTCGACCCCAACAGGCTCTACAGGTTATTCAATGAGTTGTGGTGGCCCGTTGATGCACCCAGGCACGGGGAATTTCATCATCACACCTGTGAGTCCGCACCACCTTAATGTGCGCCCGATGATTGTACCTGATAGCTCTATTGTGAAATTGGAGATTGAAAGCCGCTCGAGAAATGTCTTGATTTCCCTGGATTCCAGATCGCAAAGTATCCCATACCAAACTGAAATTATCCTACAAAAGGAAAAATTTGATGCCCACCTGATTCATATGCCAGATTATAGCTTTTATGATACACTGAGGCATAAGCTAAATTGGGGCATGGACCTTAGAAATTAA
- a CDS encoding OmpH family outer membrane protein — protein MKIKLFLFSCFFILMLTPSVMAQKFGYVDTEFILKKMPEYQEAQKEINKLSETWQSEIEESYKEIQGMYDELQAEDVLLTKAMREERMKEIQHKEEEVKAYHKKVFGFEGMFFLKKKELIKPVQDKVFEAVSKVAKEKRLQVIFDKSGSLVMIYTDPIHDYTDYVLEELGLGDPNDTVK, from the coding sequence ATGAAAATTAAACTCTTCCTCTTTTCCTGTTTTTTTATTCTGATGCTGACCCCTTCGGTCATGGCTCAAAAGTTTGGCTATGTTGATACGGAGTTCATTTTGAAAAAAATGCCCGAGTATCAGGAGGCGCAAAAGGAAATCAATAAACTCTCTGAAACCTGGCAATCTGAAATTGAAGAAAGCTATAAGGAAATTCAGGGGATGTATGATGAACTGCAGGCCGAAGATGTACTGCTCACCAAGGCCATGCGCGAAGAGCGGATGAAGGAGATTCAGCATAAAGAAGAAGAAGTGAAAGCATACCATAAAAAGGTATTTGGCTTTGAGGGGATGTTTTTCCTGAAAAAGAAAGAACTCATCAAGCCTGTGCAGGATAAAGTGTTCGAGGCGGTTTCAAAAGTAGCCAAAGAAAAACGCCTTCAGGTGATTTTCGATAAGTCGGGTTCTTTAGTGATGATTTACACGGATCCTATCCACGATTACACTGATTATGTGTTGGAAGAGTTGGGGTTAGGTGATCCAAATGACACTGTTAAATAG
- a CDS encoding DUF6089 family protein has protein sequence MLRLLLLLPLLSCFSIGANAQFRELGFGIGGMTLSGDINPNFSFRETLPAAMVTYRKNYPFGFSLRYELLVGGIQGADSRTQRDDFAVQRNASFSAVNAELGALLEYNFMDFRSGKSGFPWTPYLFMGAALNYYQGTAEIAPPAPFPSTKYNFNTLGFRATESDGTVYDQSYTPFPLVIPLGFGFKYALNTYWTMNLEFGARLTFTDRMDMLSEDIQQVNKPVPSPQLNPQRDYYYPHDTKADVYYYFGISFSYGFFSVPCPHDFY, from the coding sequence TTGCTTAGGCTCCTGCTATTGCTGCCCTTACTTTCCTGTTTTTCGATAGGTGCAAATGCACAGTTTCGTGAACTGGGCTTTGGTATTGGCGGTATGACCCTTTCAGGAGATATCAACCCTAACTTTTCTTTCAGGGAAACACTGCCTGCAGCGATGGTTACCTATCGTAAAAATTACCCCTTTGGCTTCAGCCTGCGTTATGAGTTACTCGTGGGTGGAATTCAGGGGGCAGACAGCCGCACCCAAAGAGATGATTTTGCCGTGCAAAGAAACGCCTCTTTTTCAGCGGTCAATGCTGAACTGGGTGCACTCCTTGAATATAATTTTATGGATTTCCGCAGTGGTAAATCGGGCTTCCCCTGGACGCCTTACCTGTTTATGGGGGCCGCACTGAATTACTATCAGGGAACGGCAGAGATTGCTCCACCAGCACCTTTTCCCAGCACGAAATACAACTTCAATACTCTTGGGTTTCGGGCTACAGAGTCCGATGGGACCGTTTATGACCAATCGTATACGCCTTTCCCATTGGTGATTCCCCTGGGCTTTGGTTTTAAATATGCCTTAAATACTTATTGGACAATGAACCTCGAATTTGGGGCAAGGCTTACTTTTACGGATCGTATGGACATGCTTTCAGAGGATATTCAACAGGTGAATAAGCCTGTTCCGAGCCCGCAGCTCAACCCACAAAGAGATTACTACTATCCGCATGATACCAAGGCAGATGTTTACTATTATTTCGGAATTTCCTTTAGTTATGGTTTTTTTAGTGTGCCTTGTCCTCATGATTTTTATTAA
- a CDS encoding CBS domain-containing protein, with protein MIAESLINHSIPPLKSSDNSQKALLWMEELRMNQLPVVDKRIFKGMISEELILENNNIEALVGDYDLLAENCYVQKEQHLLDVIKLSTDYNVDIVSVVNEKGHFQGIITLNDTIKALSQLSAIRSPGGIIILSMRQIDYSLAEITRLIEENHVKILSTYVYDDPDDPSNLHLTIKLNSQEITRVIATLERFNYQIEARFEETTNISNEQERFDILMKYLNI; from the coding sequence ATGATCGCTGAATCTCTTATAAATCATTCTATTCCACCGTTAAAATCCTCTGACAACTCTCAGAAGGCATTATTGTGGATGGAGGAATTGCGAATGAATCAATTGCCTGTTGTTGACAAGCGAATCTTTAAGGGAATGATCTCTGAAGAACTGATTCTGGAAAACAATAATATTGAAGCCCTGGTCGGGGATTATGACCTGCTGGCGGAAAATTGCTACGTTCAAAAAGAACAGCACCTGCTGGATGTGATCAAGCTCTCGACCGACTATAATGTTGATATTGTAAGTGTAGTGAATGAAAAAGGGCACTTTCAGGGCATTATTACGCTCAACGACACCATCAAAGCATTGTCTCAGCTTTCGGCAATCCGTAGCCCTGGAGGGATTATCATCCTGTCGATGCGCCAGATAGATTACTCCCTTGCTGAAATCACCAGGCTGATTGAGGAAAACCACGTGAAGATTCTCAGCACTTATGTATATGATGATCCCGACGATCCGAGTAACTTACACCTGACCATCAAGCTGAATTCTCAGGAAATCACGCGGGTGATTGCAACGCTCGAGCGCTTTAATTATCAGATCGAAGCCCGTTTTGAAGAAACCACAAACATCTCCAATGAGCAGGAGCGTTTCGATATTTTGATGAAATATCTCAATATTTAG
- a CDS encoding tyrosine-type recombinase/integrase → MIKDFLRYMALEKRVSQHTLVSYEQDLFQFSTFIAGLHDGNPDLLKVSYQDIRQWIMSLSEEKRAVTTINRKVACLKSYYKFCLKREFIRRSPAEDIKSLKKPKQIPQFIPEKEINQLLDQLGAIPETFQEMRDRLIIELLYGTGMRRAEIISLKVIHFDKKNYTIRVSGKGNKIRVIPLNNTLRTLIPQYLEQKQIQFPDNLNDFLIVTNKGQQAYPTFIYNTVKKHLSIFQTLSKKSPHVLRHTFATHLLNRGADLNAIKDLLGHSSLSATQVYTHNSIGKLKDVFNQAHPKAE, encoded by the coding sequence ATGATCAAAGATTTTTTAAGGTATATGGCGCTCGAGAAGCGGGTGAGCCAACACACTTTAGTCTCTTACGAGCAAGATTTGTTTCAATTTTCAACTTTTATCGCTGGCCTTCACGATGGCAACCCCGACCTGCTTAAGGTCAGCTATCAGGACATTCGCCAATGGATCATGTCTTTATCTGAGGAAAAGCGTGCCGTAACGACCATCAACAGAAAGGTCGCCTGTTTGAAAAGTTACTATAAATTCTGCCTGAAAAGGGAGTTCATCCGAAGAAGTCCTGCCGAGGATATCAAGTCCCTGAAAAAGCCCAAACAAATCCCTCAATTTATTCCCGAAAAGGAGATCAACCAGTTGTTGGATCAGCTCGGTGCTATTCCCGAGACCTTTCAAGAGATGCGCGACCGCCTGATTATTGAATTGCTTTATGGAACAGGGATGCGGCGGGCAGAAATTATTTCGTTAAAAGTGATTCATTTTGACAAAAAAAATTACACCATCCGTGTAAGCGGTAAAGGTAACAAAATCAGAGTCATACCACTCAATAATACGCTTAGAACGCTTATACCGCAATATTTGGAGCAAAAACAAATTCAGTTTCCTGACAACTTAAATGATTTTTTGATCGTTACTAACAAAGGACAGCAGGCGTATCCGACTTTTATTTATAACACCGTTAAGAAACATTTATCCATTTTTCAAACTTTAAGTAAAAAGAGTCCACACGTGTTGCGTCATACCTTTGCAACTCACCTACTTAATCGCGGCGCAGATCTCAATGCCATCAAAGATTTATTGGGGCATAGCAGTCTCTCCGCTACTCAAGTCTATACTCACAACAGTATAGGAAAATTGAAAGACGTCTTTAATCAGGCTCATCCGAAGGCTGAATAA